The Desulfomicrobium orale DSM 12838 genome includes a window with the following:
- a CDS encoding IS1595-like element ISDeor2 family transposase — protein MKNKYAKRSRISEAKVRQIVKLFAVDLNALQIAEIAGVNRNTANRYLAAFRERIARFCEAESPVQGEVEVDESYFGARRVKGVRGRGAKGKTIVFGLFKREGRVYTEIVPDCSKITLQGIIRGRVKLESIIHSDGWRGYDGLVDLGYQKHFRVEHGNNEFANKNSHINGIESFWAFAKTRLVRFRGLPKHTFYFHLKECEFRFNHRNEDSYKLLLKMLRENPLS, from the coding sequence ATGAAAAACAAGTATGCGAAGCGTTCAAGAATTTCAGAGGCCAAAGTCCGACAAATAGTGAAGCTGTTTGCCGTGGATTTGAATGCCCTGCAGATAGCTGAAATAGCCGGGGTAAATCGTAATACCGCGAACCGTTATCTGGCTGCTTTCCGAGAGAGGATTGCCCGGTTCTGCGAGGCGGAGTCTCCTGTTCAAGGCGAAGTTGAGGTTGATGAAAGCTATTTTGGCGCACGCCGCGTTAAAGGAGTCAGAGGCCGAGGAGCCAAGGGCAAAACCATTGTGTTCGGCTTATTCAAGCGTGAAGGTCGCGTTTATACCGAAATTGTCCCGGACTGTTCAAAAATCACCCTCCAAGGGATCATCCGGGGCCGCGTGAAACTTGAAAGCATTATTCACTCTGATGGCTGGCGCGGCTATGATGGTCTCGTAGACCTAGGCTACCAAAAACACTTCCGGGTTGAGCATGGCAACAATGAATTTGCCAATAAAAACTCACACATTAACGGCATTGAGAGCTTCTGGGCTTTTGCCAAAACACGACTTGTTCGTTTTAGGGGTTTGCCCAAGCACACTTTTTACTTTCATTTGAAAGAATGTGAATTTCGCTTTAACCATAGAAACGAAGATAGTTATAAACTTCTGCTCAAAATGCTCAGAGAAAATCCACTCAGCTAG
- a CDS encoding PilN domain-containing protein, protein MTQINLLPQQKRVRATNAHGDISLFIFGLIILGALIFGVDYYFSAQKYDLESLVQKKEQTKKLLEVKVAKVKAIQEELEKIKGRIEVIKMVRLRQGLPVRYIDEVASNVPQDKMWLETFTLNANGNIALTGVALDNQVFARYVEDLRASNYIAIVDTQRTSRQTVDGLDLVSFQCVVIAREYFENLDINGTATNG, encoded by the coding sequence ATGACCCAAATTAATTTACTCCCTCAGCAGAAACGGGTCCGGGCTACTAATGCGCATGGAGATATATCTCTATTTATTTTTGGACTGATTATTCTGGGTGCTCTTATTTTTGGGGTAGACTACTATTTTTCTGCTCAAAAATACGATCTTGAAAGCTTGGTACAGAAGAAGGAGCAAACTAAAAAATTGCTTGAAGTCAAGGTCGCAAAAGTCAAAGCGATTCAAGAAGAACTTGAGAAGATTAAAGGCCGGATTGAAGTTATCAAGATGGTTCGTCTGCGTCAGGGTTTGCCTGTCCGATATATTGATGAAGTTGCCTCTAATGTCCCTCAAGATAAAATGTGGTTGGAAACTTTTACACTTAATGCCAATGGCAATATTGCATTGACTGGCGTGGCTTTGGATAACCAAGTTTTTGCCCGTTATGTTGAAGACCTTAGGGCATCAAACTATATTGCCATTGTCGATACTCAGCGTACTTCACGGCAGACTGTAGATGGATTGGATCTCGTATCATTTCAATGTGTTGTCATTGCTCGTGAGTATTTTGAAAATTTAGATATAAACGGGACTGCAACAAATGGATAA
- a CDS encoding type 4a pilus biogenesis protein PilO, with amino-acid sequence MDNKSISRKFSELSSTHKVLLFLIIVCCACGAYWYAILDDKLTEIAQLAQTSEKLDQDIERYKTLVAKLPELEQSLSAQKKELYYAMTLLPEDARALESLLASFEKLGRDEHVEFVLFQPGPEQQADFYATRTVQLQISGTFHRLLTYFDRLSRLDRLVTIQDVTFSPVSDLSPTEKYLNVNLVLQVYRALTEAEIKAREEQQKQAENKK; translated from the coding sequence ATGGATAATAAATCAATCTCCAGAAAATTTTCAGAGCTTTCATCTACTCACAAGGTATTATTATTTTTGATTATAGTATGTTGTGCGTGTGGTGCGTATTGGTATGCCATTTTGGATGACAAGTTAACTGAGATTGCTCAACTTGCACAAACATCTGAAAAGCTGGACCAAGATATAGAGCGCTACAAGACCCTGGTTGCAAAACTACCAGAGCTTGAGCAGAGTCTGAGCGCACAAAAGAAAGAGTTATATTACGCAATGACTCTTCTCCCAGAAGATGCTCGTGCCCTCGAGTCGCTGTTAGCCTCTTTTGAAAAGCTGGGAAGGGATGAACATGTTGAGTTTGTTCTTTTTCAGCCAGGTCCTGAACAGCAAGCAGATTTCTACGCCACGAGGACTGTACAGTTACAGATCAGCGGGACGTTTCATCGTCTTCTTACATATTTTGATCGTCTCTCCCGCTTAGATCGCTTGGTTACAATCCAAGATGTGACATTCTCCCCTGTTTCGGACCTTTCTCCTACAGAGAAGTATTTGAATGTAAATTTGGTGCTGCAGGTGTACAGAGCTCTCACGGAAGCGGAGATAAAGGCTCGAGAAGAACAACAAAAACAAGCTGAAAACAAAAAATGA
- a CDS encoding pilus assembly protein PilP: MIMKDLKIIPSIFFIVCFIFLAQCSWAEELDNATNTTLPDDEMPGWVTPYYSPYEAKNKTDPFVSFVKVRAYELLEAAKRAKAQKKASTPLETVEVHTLKLIGIINKGNGQTAAMVELPDGKGYLIRPGTIVGLYDGVVKEIKNATVVVEENIMDIFGESKQRTINLRLRQEKE; encoded by the coding sequence ATGATTATGAAAGACCTAAAAATTATCCCTAGTATTTTTTTTATAGTTTGTTTCATTTTTTTGGCGCAATGTTCTTGGGCTGAAGAGCTTGATAACGCTACAAATACTACATTGCCGGATGATGAGATGCCGGGATGGGTTACTCCCTACTATTCGCCATATGAGGCAAAGAATAAGACTGATCCCTTCGTTTCTTTTGTAAAAGTTCGTGCCTATGAGCTGCTGGAAGCTGCAAAGAGGGCGAAAGCCCAGAAAAAAGCCTCCACACCACTTGAAACTGTGGAGGTACATACCCTAAAGCTGATTGGTATTATCAATAAAGGTAATGGCCAAACCGCAGCAATGGTAGAGCTACCTGATGGAAAGGGTTATCTTATTCGACCTGGGACTATTGTCGGACTGTATGATGGTGTTGTGAAAGAAATAAAAAACGCTACTGTTGTGGTTGAAGAAAATATCATGGATATTTTTGGTGAATCTAAACAACGCACAATAAATTTAAGATTGCGCCAAGAGAAGGAGTGA
- a CDS encoding type IV pilus secretin PilQ, which yields MPKSTFKLVSVLFFIVAFSSCAAKSKDATTLSSSETSEEKVTQTDLSGALAISESLGKTIIDIPVSSETQPHAKYDNSNNIVVSFTPPIVHFDIPVLDTSLVKSVTKSDSNGLVDSVTVFLGTKSKFLLSKQGENIARLVLVPDEIPATSPLPTNYISSLDFRERKEGLQITAYSSLPFEVTPKDSDVFQLQFAKAQFLENLLKKYDLSQLRTPIKHVLAQNNDGGALLSLAGVRNPALSIQRKNDETIILVKVKSESIRRGQPLKISGKTKVSPDASALDAASDAEIQELNTLFPGMKEHYTGERISIDLQDADVELVLRLISEVSGYNLILDDEISGKISLKLVDIPWDQALDLVLLQRNLGVVMKGNIMRVASAAKLEAERAQLQKAREAAMQAKASLENLAPLKTDYIQINYSTAADFEGKVKTFISPRGSVSSDPRTNILIVTDTEATLKRISSFIKKLDRAERQVMIEARVVYATDEFQRSLGVKWGTGYATESKENEPKEQWRGRVGSTGLNMINTVNGITLGGSIGKYLGKDLFALDASLQLGEAKNLVKTISSPRILTLNNNRAEIQQGTKLATATESSSGGTTTEYEEAVLRISVLPQITPDNKLILDLEINDDSPKSDGRDIDTKQTKTKMMVNDRETIVIGGVQKTTETTGSNKVPGIGDIPGLGWLFKNTYDSKSKAELLIFIQPRIL from the coding sequence ATGCCTAAGTCCACATTCAAACTTGTGAGTGTTCTTTTTTTTATTGTTGCGTTTTCTTCCTGTGCTGCGAAGTCGAAAGATGCCACCACTCTGTCATCTTCAGAAACTTCAGAAGAAAAGGTTACCCAGACGGATCTTTCTGGGGCATTGGCTATTTCAGAATCTTTAGGGAAAACTATCATAGATATTCCTGTTTCATCTGAAACTCAGCCTCACGCAAAATACGATAATTCAAACAATATAGTCGTATCTTTCACCCCTCCAATTGTTCATTTTGATATCCCTGTGTTGGACACTTCTCTTGTTAAATCCGTTACAAAATCAGATAGTAATGGATTGGTTGACTCTGTAACTGTTTTTTTAGGTACAAAGAGTAAATTTTTGCTTTCCAAGCAGGGGGAAAATATCGCACGGCTTGTGTTGGTGCCGGATGAGATTCCCGCAACTTCTCCACTACCGACCAATTATATTTCTTCTCTGGACTTTCGGGAGAGAAAGGAAGGATTGCAGATCACTGCATATTCCAGTCTCCCTTTTGAAGTTACACCCAAGGACAGTGATGTCTTCCAGCTTCAATTTGCCAAAGCTCAGTTTTTGGAGAATTTACTCAAAAAATATGATCTCAGTCAGCTGAGGACTCCCATTAAACATGTACTTGCACAAAATAATGATGGTGGAGCGCTTTTATCCCTTGCAGGAGTGAGGAATCCCGCTCTTTCTATTCAACGAAAGAACGATGAAACAATTATTCTTGTCAAGGTTAAGAGTGAATCTATCAGGAGAGGTCAGCCTCTCAAAATATCTGGAAAAACGAAGGTCTCTCCTGATGCCAGTGCGTTGGATGCTGCAAGTGATGCAGAGATTCAGGAACTCAACACTCTTTTTCCTGGGATGAAGGAGCATTACACTGGTGAGAGGATCTCCATAGACCTTCAGGATGCTGATGTTGAACTTGTATTGAGACTTATTTCTGAAGTCAGTGGCTATAATCTTATTCTTGATGATGAGATTTCAGGAAAAATTTCTTTGAAGCTTGTGGATATCCCTTGGGATCAGGCCCTTGATCTGGTCCTTTTGCAGAGAAACTTGGGCGTAGTCATGAAGGGCAATATCATGCGCGTTGCTTCTGCCGCCAAGCTTGAAGCTGAACGTGCACAACTTCAGAAGGCTCGTGAAGCAGCGATGCAGGCCAAGGCAAGCCTGGAAAATCTTGCTCCTCTGAAAACTGACTATATTCAGATCAACTATAGTACTGCTGCGGACTTTGAAGGCAAGGTAAAGACATTTATATCGCCTCGTGGCTCTGTTTCCTCTGATCCGCGTACAAATATTCTGATTGTTACAGATACGGAAGCGACGCTGAAACGTATCAGCAGCTTTATTAAAAAACTTGATAGGGCTGAACGCCAAGTTATGATCGAAGCTCGTGTCGTATACGCCACAGATGAGTTTCAGCGTAGCCTTGGGGTCAAGTGGGGAACAGGTTATGCCACGGAATCAAAGGAAAACGAACCTAAGGAGCAGTGGCGGGGTAGAGTTGGAAGCACCGGTTTGAATATGATTAATACGGTAAACGGCATCACTCTCGGCGGTTCGATAGGAAAGTATCTGGGGAAAGATCTTTTCGCTTTGGATGCGTCGCTGCAACTCGGCGAGGCGAAAAATCTGGTTAAAACTATTTCTTCACCCAGAATTTTGACCCTGAATAACAACCGTGCGGAAATTCAGCAGGGTACGAAGCTTGCCACGGCCACGGAGTCATCCAGCGGTGGCACGACCACAGAATATGAAGAAGCTGTGCTGCGCATTTCTGTATTGCCGCAGATTACGCCAGACAATAAGTTGATTCTTGATCTTGAGATCAATGATGACAGCCCGAAAAGCGATGGCCGGGATATCGACACCAAGCAGACGAAAACCAAGATGATGGTCAATGATCGGGAGACGATCGTTATCGGCGGTGTGCAGAAAACCACGGAAACGACGGGGAGTAACAAAGTGCCCGGTATTGGGGATATACCAGGGCTTGGTTGGCTGTTCAAGAATACATATGACTCCAAAAGCAAGGCTGAGTTATTGATTTTCATCCAGCCGAGGATTCTATAA
- a CDS encoding insulinase family protein → MNLSGYTSILSVKVGEIASKVDMYVHDKTGARILSICNADENKVFGITFRTPPEDSTGVAHILEHSVLCGSRKYPVKEPFVDLLKGSLQTFLNAMTYPDKTCYPVASQNLKDFYNLVDIYLDAVFFPRISREIFEQEGWHLDLPEAGTSLTIKGVVYNEMKGVYSSPDSRLAELSQQSLFPQTTYGLDSGGHPSVIPSLTYEKFLDFHRTHYHPSNAWIFFYGDDDPATRLELLREYLDQFEALETASAVAVQEPLSTPVEICQPFEAMGEDESGMLTMNWLLPGTKDPQTILSCRILDGLLTGMNASPLRQALIESGLGEDLTGAGLEHEMAQMYYSVGMKGVRPENFQTVRDLVTDTLKRIVKDGFEPDLIEAGINSAEFDLRENNTGSYPRGLMVMLRSLATWLYDDQAPLALVAFEEPLDRIKKRLADGEKVFEDLIRRYLLENRHHSTVLLTPEAGVAARMEQEEQALIRTLRDKCGLNDEDLIRRTRLLRDMQETPDALESLALLPVLSRADIDPKVRMVPTERREWEQTVALLHDLPTNDICYMDLALDLGGVPDRLLPLVPLFARGLTEMGTTREDYVAFSKRINSQTGGVHARSLVSQREDSPEPVARLIMRAKAVSGRTGDMLDIVHDALMLTRFDDRERFRQMLLEEKAGFEQALIPSGHHFVGLRLRSCFNRADWMQEQMGGIENLFFLRELIRRVEEDWTGVLEELETLRRLVVRRPGAVLNLTAGEDFLAAQEEYFRNFLVLLPEENGLTAAERSGETACLHEGLSIPAQVNYVGKVCDLRGYVSDGSTLVAAKYLRTSWLWEQVRVLGGAYGGFCNYGRLSGLMSFGSYRDPNIISTIEAFDGSGAFLERADLDNGDLLKAVIGTSGDLDPYQLPDAKGFAALTQYLAGVTDEVRQRIRDEVLATEPRHIRELGAALREKAASGLVCVLGGEEALAQAAEQGVRFSRTLRVL, encoded by the coding sequence ATGAATTTATCTGGTTATACCAGTATATTATCTGTTAAAGTGGGAGAAATTGCATCCAAAGTGGATATGTATGTTCATGATAAGACTGGGGCGCGTATTCTTTCCATATGCAATGCGGATGAAAATAAAGTTTTTGGAATTACCTTCCGAACCCCTCCTGAAGACTCGACAGGTGTGGCGCATATTCTTGAACACTCAGTGTTGTGTGGATCCCGTAAGTACCCGGTGAAAGAGCCTTTTGTGGATTTGCTGAAAGGTTCTTTGCAGACATTTCTGAATGCCATGACTTATCCGGACAAGACATGCTATCCTGTCGCCAGCCAGAATCTGAAAGATTTTTACAATCTGGTAGATATATATCTGGATGCTGTTTTCTTCCCGCGCATTTCCCGTGAAATATTTGAACAGGAAGGGTGGCATCTGGATCTGCCAGAGGCTGGAACGTCATTGACCATCAAGGGAGTGGTCTACAATGAGATGAAAGGGGTATATTCATCACCTGACTCCCGTCTGGCCGAGCTCTCACAGCAGTCCCTCTTCCCGCAGACCACATACGGACTGGACTCTGGCGGTCATCCTTCGGTTATTCCGAGCCTCACCTACGAGAAATTTCTGGATTTCCATCGCACTCATTATCATCCGTCCAATGCCTGGATCTTTTTCTATGGAGATGATGATCCGGCAACCCGCCTGGAACTTTTGCGTGAATATCTGGATCAATTCGAAGCGCTGGAGACGGCTTCTGCCGTTGCGGTCCAGGAGCCTCTGAGCACTCCCGTGGAGATATGTCAGCCGTTTGAAGCCATGGGTGAGGATGAGAGCGGCATGTTGACCATGAACTGGCTGCTGCCGGGTACGAAAGATCCCCAGACAATTCTGTCATGCAGAATTCTGGACGGGCTGCTCACCGGGATGAACGCTTCTCCCCTGCGTCAGGCCCTGATCGAATCGGGCTTGGGTGAAGATTTAACCGGGGCCGGATTGGAACATGAAATGGCCCAGATGTATTACTCCGTGGGCATGAAGGGGGTGCGTCCTGAAAATTTTCAGACCGTGCGCGACCTCGTCACAGATACGTTGAAGCGCATTGTGAAAGATGGTTTTGAGCCGGATTTGATTGAGGCCGGCATCAACTCCGCCGAATTCGACCTGCGTGAAAACAACACCGGATCTTATCCGCGCGGGCTCATGGTCATGCTGCGCTCCCTGGCGACTTGGCTGTACGATGATCAGGCTCCCCTGGCTCTGGTGGCTTTTGAGGAACCGCTGGACAGAATCAAGAAGCGCTTGGCCGACGGCGAAAAGGTCTTTGAGGATCTCATCCGCCGCTATCTGCTGGAAAACCGGCATCACAGCACGGTGTTGCTGACCCCGGAGGCCGGGGTCGCAGCCCGCATGGAGCAGGAAGAGCAGGCGCTGATCCGGACCCTGCGCGACAAATGCGGCCTGAACGATGAAGATCTGATCCGGCGTACGCGTCTGTTGCGTGATATGCAGGAAACTCCCGATGCTCTGGAAAGTCTGGCTCTGTTGCCCGTGCTTTCCCGTGCGGATATCGATCCCAAGGTGCGGATGGTGCCCACCGAAAGGCGGGAATGGGAACAGACTGTGGCATTGCTGCATGATCTGCCCACCAACGACATCTGTTATATGGATCTGGCTCTGGATTTGGGGGGCGTGCCTGACCGGCTGTTGCCTCTGGTGCCTCTGTTCGCCAGGGGGCTGACAGAGATGGGTACCACCAGAGAGGATTATGTTGCCTTTTCCAAGCGTATCAACAGCCAGACGGGCGGAGTCCACGCGCGCAGCCTGGTTTCCCAGCGTGAAGACAGCCCCGAGCCCGTGGCCCGGCTGATCATGCGGGCCAAGGCCGTGTCCGGGCGGACTGGGGATATGCTGGATATTGTGCACGACGCCCTGATGCTGACCCGCTTCGATGACCGTGAGCGGTTCCGGCAGATGCTGTTGGAGGAAAAAGCCGGGTTCGAACAGGCGCTCATTCCTTCCGGGCATCATTTTGTGGGGCTGCGGCTGCGCTCCTGCTTCAACCGGGCTGACTGGATGCAGGAACAGATGGGTGGTATAGAGAATCTGTTTTTCCTGCGGGAGTTGATCCGGCGGGTGGAAGAGGACTGGACCGGTGTTCTGGAGGAACTGGAAACCTTGCGCCGTTTGGTGGTGCGCAGACCTGGAGCGGTGCTGAATCTGACGGCCGGGGAGGATTTTCTGGCGGCCCAAGAAGAGTATTTTCGTAATTTTCTGGTGCTGTTGCCGGAAGAAAACGGCCTTACGGCAGCGGAACGTTCCGGGGAGACGGCCTGCTTGCATGAAGGCTTAAGCATCCCGGCCCAGGTCAATTATGTGGGCAAGGTCTGCGATCTGCGCGGATACGTCTCAGATGGTTCCACTCTGGTGGCGGCCAAGTATCTGCGGACGAGCTGGCTGTGGGAACAGGTGCGCGTGCTGGGTGGGGCTTACGGTGGATTCTGCAACTACGGGCGCCTTTCCGGGCTGATGAGCTTCGGCTCCTACCGGGACCCGAATATCATCTCGACCATCGAGGCTTTTGACGGCAGCGGGGCTTTTCTGGAACGCGCGGATCTGGATAACGGCGATCTGCTCAAGGCCGTCATCGGCACATCCGGCGATCTGGATCCGTATCAGCTGCCGGATGCCAAAGGTTTCGCCGCGTTGACCCAGTATCTGGCCGGGGTGACCGACGAAGTGCGCCAGCGCATCCGAGACGAGGTGCTGGCCACCGAGCCGCGCCATATCCGGGAACTGGGAGCGGCATTGCGTGAAAAGGCGGCGTCCGGTCTTGTCTGCGTACTCGGCGGAGAAGAGGCCTTGGCTCAGGCGGCGGAGCAGGGCGTGCGGTTTTCCAGAACGCTGCGGGTGCTGTAG
- a CDS encoding histidine phosphatase family protein yields MSIIYLLRHGEIPQSSPRRFVGQRDLPLTATGRNQMAALAERFADKGLERIVCSPLSRCVESAAILGRSLLTPEIHADLREISLGQWEGLTVDEVRRLFPGQYELRGHDLTGYAPPEGESFGEVQERTWKTFLDIAAGENTAAIVAHGGVNRAILCRVLDMPLQHVFRLAQDYACVNILRRDATGFVLERMNMV; encoded by the coding sequence GTGAGTATCATCTATCTGCTGCGCCATGGGGAAATCCCGCAAAGCTCGCCCCGCCGCTTTGTAGGCCAGCGCGACCTGCCTCTGACCGCGACGGGCCGGAATCAGATGGCCGCTCTGGCCGAAAGGTTCGCGGACAAAGGTCTGGAACGCATCGTGTGCAGTCCCTTGTCCCGCTGTGTGGAAAGCGCCGCCATCCTGGGCCGGAGCCTGCTGACGCCGGAGATACATGCGGATTTGCGCGAAATTTCTCTGGGACAGTGGGAAGGATTGACTGTGGACGAGGTTCGCCGCCTCTTTCCGGGGCAATACGAACTGCGCGGCCACGATCTGACCGGCTACGCACCACCTGAAGGCGAGAGCTTCGGGGAGGTGCAGGAGCGCACCTGGAAGACTTTTCTGGACATTGCGGCCGGAGAAAATACCGCGGCCATCGTGGCTCACGGCGGTGTGAACCGGGCTATTCTGTGCCGTGTGCTGGACATGCCCCTGCAGCATGTTTTCCGGCTGGCGCAGGACTATGCCTGTGTCAATATCCTGCGCCGGGACGCGACAGGATTCGTGCTGGAGCGCATGAACATGGTCTGA
- a CDS encoding DVU_1551 family NTP transferase, translating to MNRPLPGAAILAAGFSSRMKGFKPLMHLDGRTLLEWCVSSFRAAGVEDIRVITGHRASEVQGEAERLGIRAVHNPEYKRGMFSSVRAAAATSKTDFFLLPVDIPLVRPTTIRMLITADKVPASPCFEGERGHPVLLPARLVPELLDYSGEGGLRGFLAGQHVEEVPVWDQGVLMDADQPVDMARLEDKVRRLDIGERAEAMALARLSMPAKGLGHGAAVARAALCMAEALNSHGAELDMELTHNAALLHDIGKGVPDHETAGAALLDELGLGGLSAAVAAHRDASPPDDGRITEKEIVYLADKLVRGPSRVSVEERFTQKLTLYAGDEAACRAIFERRQNALAMQRLVEARTGRNIEDILEEMP from the coding sequence ATGAACCGCCCGCTTCCGGGAGCGGCCATTCTGGCGGCCGGTTTTTCCTCACGCATGAAGGGATTCAAGCCGCTCATGCATCTTGACGGACGCACGTTGCTGGAGTGGTGCGTGTCCTCCTTCCGGGCGGCGGGCGTTGAAGACATCCGCGTGATCACCGGGCACCGCGCATCCGAGGTCCAGGGCGAAGCCGAACGCCTGGGCATACGGGCCGTCCACAACCCGGAGTACAAGCGCGGCATGTTTTCTTCCGTGCGGGCAGCGGCGGCCACGAGTAAAACCGATTTTTTCCTGCTGCCCGTGGATATTCCGCTTGTCCGCCCCACCACCATCAGGATGCTGATCACGGCCGACAAGGTTCCCGCCAGTCCATGCTTCGAGGGCGAGCGCGGGCATCCGGTGCTGCTCCCGGCCCGGCTTGTTCCAGAACTTCTGGATTACTCCGGAGAAGGCGGCCTGCGCGGATTCCTGGCCGGACAACATGTGGAGGAGGTGCCTGTCTGGGACCAAGGCGTGCTCATGGACGCGGACCAACCCGTGGATATGGCCCGGCTGGAGGACAAGGTCCGGCGGCTGGATATTGGCGAACGGGCCGAAGCCATGGCCCTGGCCCGGCTGAGCATGCCGGCAAAGGGCCTAGGCCATGGAGCGGCCGTGGCCCGCGCCGCCCTGTGCATGGCCGAGGCACTCAATAGCCACGGAGCGGAACTGGATATGGAACTTACGCATAACGCCGCCCTGCTGCACGATATAGGCAAGGGCGTTCCGGACCATGAAACCGCCGGGGCCGCCCTGCTTGACGAACTGGGGTTGGGTGGACTCTCAGCCGCCGTAGCTGCCCATCGGGATGCGTCCCCTCCTGATGACGGCCGGATCACGGAAAAGGAGATCGTCTATCTGGCCGACAAGCTGGTCCGTGGTCCCTCGCGCGTCAGCGTGGAAGAACGTTTCACGCAAAAGCTCACACTCTACGCCGGGGATGAAGCGGCCTGCCGGGCTATTTTTGAACGCAGACAGAATGCTCTGGCCATGCAGAGGTTGGTGGAAGCCCGAACCGGGCGGAATATCGAAGACATTCTGGAAGAAATGCCGTGA
- a CDS encoding XdhC family aldehyde oxidoreductase maturation factor, protein MKALVETLADVLRQGQKAVLCGIVDDSGSSPRSSGARMLVFADGTFTGSIGGGAVEGACLNEAAALLHAPEKYRILSFELTAAQSAESGMVCGGGVTILLQCLTSGDLPLFEDALNRRDTPMLLTVIPAAGAAPFLALWTTADETAAPLPAALRTQLARKAATRRPFRLETEDTRVLAEPLSPPVTVHVAGAGHVGRAIAHLAHFTGFDVVVLDDRPEFANAGRFPQAREVRVVKNFQDCLGSLDADDYVVIVTRGHLHDRHVLAQALCTRAGYVGMIGSRSKRESVYSSLLEEGFTQADLDRVHSPIGLDIGAETPEEIGVSVVAELVAVRAGRA, encoded by the coding sequence ATGAAAGCACTGGTGGAAACCCTGGCCGATGTGCTCAGGCAAGGACAGAAGGCCGTCCTGTGCGGAATCGTGGATGATTCGGGCTCTTCGCCACGCTCGTCCGGAGCGCGCATGCTGGTTTTCGCCGACGGCACCTTCACGGGCTCCATCGGCGGCGGCGCGGTGGAAGGCGCGTGCCTGAACGAGGCAGCGGCGCTGCTCCATGCTCCCGAGAAATACCGCATCCTGTCCTTTGAACTGACGGCCGCCCAGTCCGCCGAAAGCGGCATGGTCTGCGGCGGCGGGGTCACGATTCTGCTGCAATGCCTGACTTCTGGGGATCTGCCGCTTTTCGAGGACGCCCTGAACCGTCGGGACACCCCCATGCTGCTGACCGTCATCCCGGCGGCCGGGGCGGCGCCTTTTCTGGCTCTGTGGACCACGGCGGATGAAACGGCCGCCCCGCTGCCCGCCGCCCTGCGCACGCAACTGGCCCGCAAGGCCGCTACACGACGGCCCTTCCGGCTGGAGACGGAAGATACGCGCGTGCTGGCCGAGCCTCTGTCCCCACCCGTGACGGTGCATGTGGCCGGGGCGGGACATGTGGGCAGGGCCATAGCGCATCTGGCGCATTTCACCGGTTTTGATGTGGTCGTTCTGGATGACCGGCCGGAATTCGCCAACGCCGGGCGTTTTCCCCAAGCCAGAGAAGTGCGCGTGGTGAAAAATTTCCAGGATTGCCTGGGCAGCCTCGATGCGGACGATTACGTGGTCATCGTCACCCGCGGCCATCTGCATGACCGCCACGTTCTGGCCCAGGCCCTGTGCACGCGGGCCGGATATGTCGGCATGATCGGCAGCCGGAGCAAACGCGAGTCCGTGTATTCCTCCCTGCTGGAGGAAGGCTTCACCCAGGCCGATCTGGACCGGGTCCACAGCCCTATCGGCCTTGATATCGGCGCCGAGACGCCTGAGGAAATCGGTGTGAGTGTCGTGGCGGAACTTGTGGCCGTCCGGGCTGGCCGCGCATGA